The stretch of DNA aaaaaatgagtttatttgataaatcacttgaattcaagCTTATTTTTCCACTATCCGGCTTGTTAACTTTATCTTCAATCAGTTTTCTGAGAAAATCTCCAATCCGCTCAATTCACTATCCTGCCTATTTATTCACCACTAAACTAGGCCTAAAAAGTGAGCACAGGAACAAGGACAATGAAAACAGACCTGTGAGGTAATCCAAACATAGAGCAGTAACATCAGACGCTTCCAAATTTAGCACGACGAGTTTGTTCAAATCTGTAAAACCAGTAGGAAtgtaataatatcaaaaccagaTTAGATCTTAATCacagaaaaaaaaaagactacGAAAAGCAGCCAAAGAACTAGGTGGAAAATCCATGAAAGGGATTGCAAAGCCAGATTCCTTTCACAGTTCCAGTATTCATTACCTAAAAGAAGACCACAAAAATGGCACAAGCAGATCTATTATTTATCCAAATCAATTATGATTATGTGGTGATGAGGAATAAACGCCCTATATCGAGGTGCCTAGATCTCCTTTAGGTTGCCGTTTATGCTTATAACACTCAACCATCCCTTCGTTACTAaccttaaaaaaagaaaaaagacagATTTACTTCTATAAACATGCAAAGGGATCCGGTCAAATTAGAATAAAATCAGTACATCAATTTTAAAGAATCAAATTGTGATCGAATGTCTATGGTTGTGCCAATACTGCTACAGATCTCTAACTGCAACTGCTAATATAACATAGATAGCCACAAAATAAGGTGCAGTACTAGTTGGTCTTTACATACTTAGGCATTTGCAGTTTATCAGAGTCCAAAAGGCTAAAACTGCGCAATAAAAGAATTGATAAATAAAGATATCATCTAGCAAATGAAAACACATCTTCACATGTTTTAACACAAATATCCGGTGTAGTAAAACCGGCGCAACTAGAAAATGTGGAATAAGCTTGAAACTGTGGTTTTCATTGAAAACACAAGACAAGCATCATATTACCAACAAATACCATCATAGGACATTGCGAAAGCTTATAACAATACAAATGCAAGTGATACCTCTCAAATAAGACACTCCAACATTTGTTATGTTGTCACATGAAACCTGAAGTTCCTTCAAACTCCCAAGTCCTGAAGTACATTTGTGCGACAATAGGCAAAAAGTTAACTAGCAACTCTACGAAACAAACTCGGTAACATTTATGAAGTTTCAAAAGCACATTCATCACGAATACCTGCAAGAGACTTCAAGTCTGAATCTGTGATACACTTGCATCCTCTTATAGTGAGAGATTCAAGAATTGTTAAACCTGAAAGTTAAAGAAGACAACTGTTTTTGACATGATAAATACCAATATAAAAGCATAATAATTCAAAGAAGATGAGTAcagacacaagtcataaattttgGGGAAAAAAAATATCTTGACGTGGTGAAGacaatttaaaagcttaaatggtACCAAAAAAAAAGTAGGAACTTATAAATAATATGTCCTTTAAATAGGTTCACTAACCCTCTTACATGACCAATGACAGACTCTGTGTTCCACCAACTCCTCCTTTTAACAAGAAAAATCTACTACCTCCAGTTTTAAACAATTTACTCCAACTCACAATTATTCTCGCTACATTAATTTGAATTAATTGTTACCTCTCAGCATGTTTGAACTACATTTTAAGGACATAGTAAATTTTGTGATATATCCAAGTTTCTGATGGTACGTTCGAAACGATAATTGCATCAATACATTCATTGCCCATATCTTCGAGGTGCGAAATTAAAGCTGATTCAAGAAGAAAAGAGGACATAAGAGTAGATGATGCAACAAACAATTAACTACTCAAAGAGAGAGGACAATAAATGTGTTACAAAGCTTGATAAAGAAAAGGTAACTTTGCCCGCATTCTTGCTCAACTTGCAATTCCAATAAGCAGGAGATCAATGTTCTCCTATGCAATTCTTTCACACTTACCCCACCcatctttttgtcttttcttttacGTTGCTAATTCTAATTCTTTAGAAGAGCACGGAATAATTGGTGGTATTCTCCTGATAAACGCCTCTccttccactccagaatttctGCATTGTAGACTCGGACCTTCGCATCGCAGGTACAATTCAATAATTGCGTCAACAAGTTGGAGTTAGATGCAGAAGGGGCAGCACACAACCAAGACGACGTGAACATTAAAGACGACATAATGTTTCCTCTACACAGAAATTATGGAAAACAACAAACCTTCAAGATGAATAAAACCTCCGTGAATAAGAGGACATCGCTCAAAATCCAACTTGACCAGTTTCGCTAAGCCGGATAAACTTTTCATTGCTTCAGCAGTAAGCCCAAAGCATTTTCTAAAACCCAAatatttcaaatttgaaaaacCTGAAAGCAAAAACATAATGGATCGTGATCACCAAAAATTCTAGCACACAGAATGGCGGAGGACAGAGATATAGACCCACTTAGGCAGACAAATAACACTTGAAAGAAAATACAGAATTCCATTATAAATCTTTCCACATTCATGCTGACTTCGGCAAGCTATAACAGACACAAACACAACAATACTAGATACAGAAGGAACAAAATCATTTTTATTCCCTTCATAAGAGACAATACTTCTATGTCAAATTAGCTGCAATATATAGATTAATATGTGATATATCATCAGATATCAAGCAATAAATACCAGTGATGTGCTTTATGCCACCGTCGGAAATTTTGTCACAGCAATCCAAACCTAAAGCTTGGAGGTTTGAGCAATTCCTTAGGAGGCTTAAACCAATATCTGTAACCTCAGTACAAGAGATATATGCGGACAGTAACAATGATCCTTGTGAAGATATGACATCCATCCAATTATCTTTTACTTGTGTACATTCTCCCATGCACATATCCTGTCAACAAAAAGAAAACCATCGAACGAAAATAAGCATTAAACGATCCTAGACTAAAACAACAATTTAACATTTCAAGCTTTCAGTACAAGCAAGGACTTTACACGCAGAGCGCAATCTCTGAAAGCCTCAATACAGTTGTCGGAAAGACTACATGAGTCCACCAGATGATTAAAAATCAACTGGCTTACGTCACTCGGGAGTATTGAAAATGAATGGTATTTGTCAATGTCCTGTTAGTACGAACAACATAAGATTTCCTCAACAAACACAAGTACTCAACCATAACATCCCTCAAAGGGAGAAGTAACAGAGAATGAATAAATCACCTCACATGTTTTATGAATGCACAATTCCATGAGGGACGGACAACTGCGTCGTCGAAATTGACAACACCCTGAAGGAAGAAAAGGGGAGGACTCTAGCCATTTTGAGCTCCCAAATTTGAAGTATCTACTAGAGAAACCTCTTCTAGTTGTGTTCTCATCAGCGTAATGGTCACTTTTACATGAACAAACACTCCCCATAATCAAGGAATTCCCTTGAGAAGTGACACTCACTATCATTAAGTTTTTCCTAAAGATGGCACTATGACCGCCTCACAGCACCGACACCGGGTTCATCTGAATCCGGTATTTTCGATGCAGtatataaatttatgtgtaaaattcACTACAAATAGTAAGTATGAACCcacaattataaaaatataataggttcaatgttaaaaatcttaaagTTTGAATCGGTAAAGTTTTAAATTTTGGATCCGCCTGTGACTGACTCGGCTAAGCAAAGAGTAATCCCATATGTCTGGTAGCAATTTTGCATAAGCATTCAAGAGCAGTCCTGGAAAACATATGGACATAAAACATCAAAATTCCACATATTGATACTTTAATATAGGGATAAAATTAACATTGTGTGGAATGCTATTGAAAAAACAAAACTATTAATATAAATTGGCATGCCAATAAGGCAGAAAGAGTTCAATCATTTCAAGACAATGAAAAATGAAACAGGTGCAACAGAAAATCTAGGGAGAAAACCAAAGAGAAAATGAATAATAACTCAAGAGAAGAGTACATGTACATCAATATTTATAGGTAACTAAAGGCaataaaataagtaaaatatATCATTAATATAGATCCTAAACTTAGAAAGAAAGTAAATATCTTATAAATATTCCTAGACTAAAATGAAAATAGATATTTCTACCATTAATATTGATTCCAAAATTCTAAATTAGAAGGAATATGTAATTATTATGAAATATCTCTATTTTAACAGTTATCAACTTAAAAGAGAACTTCAAAAACACAACCAAAACTAATGCACTAACCATATATAAAAAGAAGAGGTACAAATTAATCATTCCCTTTAGATTAATTAATAGTACTATGCAACAAGAACATGTAAAAAATATTCTTCCCTTTCTTCTCCTCAATTATTTGCACAAGTTTTCAAGATTTTATGGACTTTCTCAGTGACACTTTTCCTAAAAAATACACTATGTAGATACTAACAAGAAAACAACCttaaaactccacaaaatatgTTTTTCCTTTGTTTTTACTACTAAAAGGGCAGCATGATGCACAAAAGTATCTTGCATTCACGCGCAGGGTCCGGGGAAGAATTGCACCTTTAGCTAGGGTGTGATCAGAGGCGGAAGCAGAATTTGAAAGTCGGGTGCACTTTTGGATTCAACCAaaattaattttgtatatatagaGGGTGCCAACTATTAATATATCACTACGTATACATAGGTCCGCCTCTAAGTGTGATATAGAGGCCTATATaccctaatgcaagtattagtagTTGCTTCCAAATCAGTGAGTTGTTTGTTTCTACTACTCAAGAACACAAAATACATGTAAAGTTTGAATCATGAGCACAATAAATGAAGGGGAGGAAAAAGAAACTTAAAGAAACATCATAATATCAAAAATGAAAGACAAAAACATAAATGCATGCaaagagaaacaaaatacacactAAAAACAGTTGCATTAGCAAATTTTCAGTGTGTATTTTCAACTAAATTTCCATACCTCAAAAGAGCAAAATTTAAGTACTCCAAAAATAAGATAGAGCAAATTTCATATGATTTTGAGAGAGGATATATACAAAGATGAGAATTTTATGGGAACAATGAGAGTAAAAAGAGGCAGAAAGGAGCCAAAGAAGGTGGCAAGAATAGGGGAACTGTGTGAGTATGTGCCACTTGTCCATATTTTTGTTTGGATGTGTGGCATTTTGATGAGTCATTTATATGACTTTGATTGATTTTTTAATACTAAGAAGATAAGAAAcaaccttttttttattttttgtgtgaTCAAAGAGTGATGTCATGTCGTTATTCCTAGTACTGTGTTGTTTTTGCCTTTTTCATTTTCATATAAAATTGTTATCGTGGTATCGTATGATTTGTCATCCTATCATTGTAACATATCgttcttttttatatataaacaCTTTAAAGTACTTTTATACATTGGTAATATTTAAGATTTGGTATCTTGTAAGCTGGCTTATTTTGTAGGTTACTAACTTCGGTCTAGAAATAGATTATTTTTACCAATAGCTTTTTTAATCAGAGTTTGTCGCTTCAAATCTGTCTAGCGTTTATATCTCATGTGTGATTGTCAGCTATTACAAGTTACCAGATTATCTAGTGCGTTCCAAAACGTAACGGCTGCAGAATTCCCTggtaaatttttccaaaaatgtACTAATATATCGTaagtaaattaaattaaaataagaatatgtattaattaaattatgATTTAATGGTAAGAGCACTAGTGAAGGCATATGATGCATACACTAAATGATGTAAATATCAGCGAATAAAGTTTGAGTCACATGTAATATTGTGTGAATAAAGTTAAACTTCTATGTTCAAAGAAATTGTTTTTAAAAGGGGAAAAGAGTAGATAATacattttaaattaaattttacaGAAAAGATCACAACTCTACTTGACATCACTTAGatgcaagaattatatttaatCAAAAGTTATCATCTTTGTTGGAGTATATCTTTTTGGCTTATAGTTTTGTGGACCCACCTTATCTcaaagaatttttgaaaagattgaactcttttattattattcagTAGAAAAAGGAGGGCGCCATAGGATTTGTAACAGGGGTAAATTAAGTAGATGATTGAGATCAGTAACAGAATAAAGATTATTATCATTAAGTAACTTAATTAGTAATGGATTTGGATTCTACTTCATCATCTCTTTTGAATAAGGTTCTTGACTTTGGATATAAGTAATTGTACAACGTAAGAATTTAAGCGCACCCGATATTTATATAAATGATAATTATTTATTATGATTAAGTAATAAATTGAGATAAGAATATGCATTAATAATTCTTTATGTTTTAGTAATGACAATGTATGTGAATTATATATCATGTATTCATTGAATTGATGTAAATATTCTGTACGAATCAAAAGATATTTTTCATTTTCCATATCTAAATATTGACTACTGTGAATAACGAATTATGCTTATGCATCTTTTTGGCATATATGAtgcttataaaaaaaaaatgatgCTTATAAAAAAAAAGTCATTAATTGACAATTGAGATTAAGTTCACACTCAGATACGGTTATTTGGGTGGTGTTTAAATGGATTCACCCCTAACTAAAGTTTtattcttcttttattatttttccaATTTGGTATAGTATAAAAAATAGAGAGTAAGAATAGCTTGATCCCGTTTTAGCATTTAATATCGCTTTGAAAATAATTTCTATTGGTTGTTGTATGGATTATGAATTAAGTGTGGAACTTATTCTTCGAATAATCCATGTCTTGTCCTCCTTTGTCATTTCATATTtgtatatagtataatataattcTATATGCTGTAACAAACCTGTGGGCAAGTTCTCCTTTTTTATTACTGGGGGAACAAATTCCTCGTGGAATATCCATTTTACTT from Nicotiana tomentosiformis chromosome 11, ASM39032v3, whole genome shotgun sequence encodes:
- the LOC104113023 gene encoding uncharacterized protein isoform X2: MIVSVTSQGNSLIMGSVCSCKSDHYADENTTRRGFSSRYFKFGSSKWLESSPFLPSGCCQFRRRSCPSLMELCIHKTCEDIDKYHSFSILPSDVSQLIFNHLVDSCSLSDNCIEAFRDCALRDMCMGECTQVKDNWMDVISSQGSLLLSAYISCTEVTDIGLSLLRNCSNLQALGLDCCDKISDGGIKHITGFSNLKYLGFRKCFGLTAEAMKSLSGLAKLVKLDFERCPLIHGGFIHLEGLTILESLTIRGCKCITDSDLKSLAGLGSLKELQVSCDNITNVGVSYLRDLNKLVVLNLEASDVTALCLDYLTALTSLQSLNLNRCHLTDVGCEKFSALSNLKELNLGFNNITDTCLEHLKGLTKLEGLYLDSCRISNDGLAHLAGLANLKALELSDTEVGSDGILQLSGLTKLEDLNLSFTSVTDNSLKMLSGLTSLRSLNLDTRQITDSGLAVLTGLTGLTHLDLFGAQITDSGAKYLSYLKNLQSLDLCGGRLTDAGVKNIKDLSSLMFLNLSQNLKLTNTALEYLSGLTSLVSLNISNSSITNDGLQYLKPLKNLRSLYLEFCGVTVCEIKKLQAKALRNLARYRPQ
- the LOC104113023 gene encoding uncharacterized protein isoform X1, translating into MIVSVTSQGNSLIMGSVCSCKSDHYADENTTRRGFSSRYFKFGSSKWLESSPFLPSGCCQFRRRSCPSLMELCIHKTCEDIDKYHSFSILPSDVSQLIFNHLVDSCSLSDNCIEAFRDCALRDMCMGECTQVKDNWMDVISSQGSLLLSAYISCTEVTDIGLSLLRNCSNLQALGLDCCDKISDGGIKHITGFSNLKYLGFRKCFGLTAEAMKSLSGLAKLVKLDFERCPLIHGGFIHLEGLTILESLTIRGCKCITDSDLKSLAGLGSLKELQVSCDNITNVGVSYLRDLNKLVVLNLEASDVTALCLDYLTALTSLQSLNLNRCHLTDVGCEKFSALSNLKELNLGFNNITDTCLEHLKGLTKLEGLYLDSCRISNDGLAHLAGLANLKALELSDTEVGSDGILQLSGLTKLEDLNLSFTSVTDNSLKMLSGLTSLRSLNLDTRQITDSGLAVLTVGLTGLTHLDLFGAQITDSGAKYLSYLKNLQSLDLCGGRLTDAGVKNIKDLSSLMFLNLSQNLKLTNTALEYLSGLTSLVSLNISNSSITNDGLQYLKPLKNLRSLYLEFCGVTVCEIKKLQAKALRNLARYRPQ